The following proteins are co-located in the Musa acuminata AAA Group cultivar baxijiao unplaced genomic scaffold, Cavendish_Baxijiao_AAA HiC_scaffold_585, whole genome shotgun sequence genome:
- the LOC135661975 gene encoding ribulose bisphosphate carboxylase large chain: MSCREGLMSPQTETKASVGFKAGVKDYKLNYYTPDYEVKDTDILAAFRVTPQPGVPPEEAGAAVAAESSTGTWTTVWTDGLTSLDRYKGRCYHIEAVVGEENQYIAYVAYPLDLFEEGSVTNMFTSIVGNVFGFKALRALRLEDLRIPTSYSKTFQGPPHGIQVERDKLNKYGRPLLGCTIKPKLGLSAKNYGRAVYECLRGGLDFTKDDENVNSQPFMRWRDRFLFCTEALFKAQAETGEIKGHYLNATAGTCEEMMKRAICARELGVPIVMHDYLTGGFTANTSLAHYCRDNGLLLHIHRAMHAVIDRQKNHGMHFRVLAKALRMSGGDHIHAGTVVGKLEGEREMTLGFVDLLRDDYIEKDRSRGIFFTQDWVSMPGVLPVASGGIHVWHMPALTEIFGDDSVLQFGGGTLGHPWGNAPGAVANRVALEACVQARNEGRDLAREGNEIIREASKWSPELAAACEVWKEIKFEFEPVDKLDKEKK, encoded by the coding sequence ATGAGTTGTAGGGAGGGACTTATGTCACCACAAACAGAGACTAAAGCAAGTGTTGGATTTAAAGCTGGTGTTAAAGATTACAAATTGAATTATTATACTCCTGACTACGAAGTCAAAGATACTGATATCTTGGCAGCATTCCGAGTAACTCCTCAACCTGGAGTTCCGCCCGAAGAAGCAGGGGCTGCGGTAGCTGCCGAATCTTCTACTGGTACATGGACAACTGTGTGGACTGATGGACTTACCAGTCTTGATCGTTACAAAGGGCGATGCTACCACATCGAGGCCGTTGTTGGGGAGGAAAATCAATATATTGCTTATGTAGCTTATCCTTTAGACCTTTTTGAAGAAGGTTCTGTTACTAACATGTTTACTTCCATTGTGGGTAATGTATTTGGTTTCAAAGCCTTACGAGCTCTACGTCTGGAGGATCTGCGAATTCCCACTTCTTATTCCAAAACTTTCCAAGGCCCGCCTCACGGCATTCAGGTTGAAAGAGATAAGTTGAACAAGTATGGTCGTCCCCTATTGGGATGCACTATTAAACCAAAATTGGGATTATCTGCAAAAAACTACGGTAGAGCGGTTTATGAATGTCTACGTGGTGGACTTGATTTTACCAAAGATGATGAAAACGTAAACTCACAACCATTTATGCGTTGGAGAGATCGTTTCTTATTTTGCACCGAAGCACTTTTTAAAGCGCAGGCCGAAACAGGTGAAATCAAAGGACATTACTTGAATGCTACTGCGGGTACatgtgaagaaatgatgaaaagggCCATATGTGCCAGAGAATTAGGAGTTCCTATCGTAATGCATGACTACTTAACTGGTGGATTCACTGCAAATACTAGCTTGGCTCATTATTGCCGTGACAACGGCCTACTTCTTCACATCCATCGCGCAATGCATGCAGTTATTGATAGACAGAAAAATCATGGTATGCATTTCCGTGTACTAGCTAAAGCATTACGTATGTCTGGTGGAGATCATATTCACGCCGGTACAGTAGTAGGTAAACTGGAAGGGGAACGTGAGATGACTTTAGGTTTCGTTGATTTATTACGTGATGATTATATCGAAAAAGACCGAAGTCGCGGTATTTTCTTCACTCAAGATTGGGTCTCTATGCCAGGTGTTCTGCCCGTGGCTTCAGGGGGTATTCATGTTTGGCATATGCCTGCTCTGACCGAAATCTTTGGGGATGATTCCGTACTACAGTTTGGCGGAGGAACTTTAGGACACCCTTGGGGAAATGCACCTGGTGCAGTAGCTAATAGGGTGGCTTTAGAGGCGTGTGTACAAGCTCGTAATGAGGGACGTGATCTTGCTCGTGAAGGTAATGAAATTATCCGTGAAGCTAGCAAATGGAGCCCTGAACTAGCCGCTGCTTGTGAAGTATGGAAAGAGATCAAATTCGAATTCGAACCAGTAGATAAGCTagataaagagaaaaagtaa